A section of the Carassius carassius chromosome 17, fCarCar2.1, whole genome shotgun sequence genome encodes:
- the LOC132160430 gene encoding uncharacterized protein LOC132160430 yields the protein KLVEQRVMYPQEITDPVSQDGTMSFTEETVSILTSSSMPARSFLIHPQGLKEQENFETDSHITLHDKHKCIPAEKKDQGYWDKRKKNNETARRSREKRRISDEVVESKVLALLEDNARLKAELLALKFKFGLIKGPTDSPAQISSFGPHNQTSTAVPYNCPTTNIQPAFVHALSIPQHGGPDGAQNYGFFMPGGSSIGSPELSDDAGGKHIQKFQSSGITAVDTNSLGWQVNNMKGLPHKLRFKTPCGIEGADAEVLLPVENTSQSQSTEALWRPQTHTMPSACSIAHKNNSSIDRNIDSHSAIRFQISALTEEVAQLKKLLFQHQLSKVN from the coding sequence AAGCTGGTAGAACAGAGAGTGATGTACCCTCAAGAAATAACTGATCCAGTCAGTCAGGATGGAACTATGTCCTTCACAGAAGAAACAGTGTCCATATTAACGTCCAGCAGCATGCCGGCCCGCTCTTTTCTTATCCATCCCCAAGGTCTGAAAGAGCAAGAAAACTTTGAGACGGACAGCCATATCACTCTGCATGATAAACATAAGTGTATCCCTGCTGAGAAAAAAGACCAAGGTTATTGGGACAAGCGCAAAAAGAACAACGAAACTGCCCGGCGTTCACGTGAGAAACGCCGCATCAGTGACGAGGTGGTAGAAAGCAAGGTTCTGGCTCTTCTTGAAGACAATGCACGTCTGAAAGCTGAGCTACTGGCACTGAAGTTCAAATTCGGTTTGATCAAAGGTCCCACAGATTCACCGGCACAGATCTCCTCCTTTGGTCCACATAACCAAACATCTACAGCAGTACCCTACAACTGCCCCACTACAAACATACAACCTGCTTTTGTTCACGCATTATCAATCCCACAGCATGGTGGTCCAGATGGGGCACAAAACTATGGGTTCTTCATGCCTGGAGGGTCAAGCATTGGGAGCCctgagctttcagatgatgctGGAGGTAAACATATCCAAAAATTCCAGTCAAGTGGTATTACAGCAGTGGATACCAATTCATTAGGATGGCAAGTGAACAATATGAAAGGACTTCCTCATAAACTGCGATTCAAGACTCCATGTGGAATTGAAGGTGCTGATGCTGAAGTCCTTCTTCCAGTGGAGAATACGTCACAGTCTCAGTCTACAGAGGCTTTATGGaggccacaaacacacacaatgccATCAGCTTGTTCAATAGCACATAAGAATAACTCTTCAATTGACAGGAATATAGACAGTCACAGTGCTATTCGATTCCAGATCAGTGCATTGACTGAAGAAGTGGCCCAGCTCAAAAAACTGTTGTTTCAACATCAGCTCTCCAAAGTGAACTGA
- the LOC132161514 gene encoding uncharacterized protein LOC132161514 yields the protein MESLNLPTQNNSSSLDTLETFSNYSESLPSPQITSPPRQGRPIKPKPNMTCRRKREFISDEKKDASYWEKRRKNNEAAKRSREKRRLNDMVLENRVMALNEENVRLKTELLQLKLRFGLITSASYREKTQQISNATEAATNGANGSGATSGNPYYSSSGYSSASQVMMNSDSSEAEQPTRSERHTMLHKYSPHGSLSDMSDGSSRDSPEPINFDIKHESSGMDINRLEASVLNGMFNGHQSLGRLENHQAQEMEHQECVNNPAPPSTTPQRSVILFRSGSSSYPVESQRVEDIDQQVASQTQQNGLITHFTQTGCNLPIRPDGLETLSEVAQQLARRSLDSPSYEFKAGVEESRRFVIQQQDLSIQGQCRSPVQEGTPNSFAPDLVNEAGKAHIYQRSNPYLGTLSEEPPVLTYEGCPKADGFYQEHSSSGKDTSSSDGDPRSSDKEASTDDESPSSSSSDTGGYHAIHQSASSPCMVASDAYQYGDNQGEMKGTALPHKLRLKYRALSNGGSQDVPATTATTSPDSALPQHPYLALAQVNQQQGSSSGSKEGESETADELCTQQSPSREKEEEWKESGKRSSGGRGSRNKKRD from the coding sequence ATGGAAAGCCTAAATCTTCCTACCCAAAACAACAGTTCCAGTTTGGATACGTTAGAAACGTTCTCAAACTACAGTGAGAGTTTACCATCACCGCAAATCACCAGCCCTCCTCGTCAAGGCCGTCCAATAAAACCAAAACCCAACATGACCTGTCGGCGAAAGCGGGAGTTCATCTCAGATGAAAAGAAAGATGCATCGTACTGGGAAAAACGTCGCAAGAATAATGAGGCTGCCAAAAGGTCAAGGGAGAAGCGCCGGCTCAATGATATGGTGTTGGAGAACAGGGTAATGGCACTGAATGAGGAGAATGTGCGgctgaagacagaactcctgcaATTGAAACTAAGATTTGGACTCATAACCTCTGCCTCTTACAGGGAGAAGACACAGCAGATCAGCAATGCTACCGAGGCAGCGACTAATGGAGCTAATGGTAGCGGAGCAACTTCCGGAAATCCATATTACTCAAGCAGTGGATACTCCAGCGCTTCTCAGGTCATGATGAACTCTGATTCCTCAGAGGCTGAGCAGCCGACAAGGAGTGAACGCCACACAATGTTACACAAATACTCCCCACATGGCTCACTGTCTGACATGTCTGATGGATCTTCACGGGACAGTCCTGAACCTATCAACTTTGACATCAAACACGAGAGCTCTGGAATGGACATTAACAGGCTTGAGGCAAGTGTTCTTAATGGCATGTTCAATGGCCATCAAAGTCTTGGACGACTGGAGAATCACCAAGCGCAAGAAATGGAACACCAAGAATGTGTCAATAACCCAGCCCCTCCTTCCACCACACCCCAAAGAAGTGTCATTCTCTTTCGTTCCGGAAGCAGCTCCTATCCTGTTGAGAGCCAAAGGGTTGAGGACATAGATCAGCAGGTGGCATCCCAAACACAACAGAATGGGCTAATCACTCATTTTACTCAAACAGGGTGCAATCTACCAATAAGACCGGATGGTTTAGAGACTCTTTCAGAGGTGGCACAGCAGCTGGCCAGGAGGTCTTTGGATTCTCCAAGCTATGAATTCAAGGCAGGTGTCGAGGAGAGCAGGCGGTTTGTCATACAGCAGCAAGACCTGAGCATTCAAGGACAGTGCAGAAGTCCGGTTCAAGAGGGCACTCCAAATTCTTTTGCCCCAGATTTGGTCAACGAGGCTGGAAAAGCCCACATATACCAGCGGTCCAATCCCTACCTCGGCACTCTGAGCGAGGAGCCACCAGTGCTAACATATGAAGGTTGTCCAAAAGCAGATGGCTTCTACCAAGAGCACTCCTCCTCAGGCAAGGACACCTCCTCTAGCGATGGAGACCCACGCAGCTCTGACAAGGAAGCCTCCACTGATGATGAATCtccctcatcctcttcctctgaTACTGGTGGATATCATGCCATCCATCAGTCAGCATCCTCACCCTGCATGGTCGCCAGTGATGCTTACCAGTATGGAGACAACCAAGGTGAAATGAAAGGCACTGCTCTGCCACACAAGCTAAGGCTCAAGTATAGAGCTCTATCTAACGGTGGCTCCCAAGACGTCCCGGCTACAACAGCTACTACGTCACCTGATTCCGCTCTGCCTCAGCACCCATACCTGGCGCTAGCGCAGGTTAACCAGCAGCAAGGCAGCAGCTCTGGAAGCAAGGAAGGGGAGAGTGAGACAGCAGATGAACTTTGCACACAACAGTCTCCTTCCAGAGAGAAGGAAGAGGAATGGAAGGAAAGCGGGAAGAGGAGCTCAGGAGGACGAGGTAGCAGAAACAAGAAACGTGACTGA